The genomic DNA TGGATCTGGCCTGACTCTGGATGGTCGAGACGGCGTCTCCCACTTCCTTTGTGGCCTGCATGGTCTTTTCCGCGAGCTTGCGAACCTCGTCGGCGACCACGGCAAATCCGCGTCCAGCCTCGCCTGCGCGGGCGGCTTCGATGGCGGCGTTGAGTGCCAGCAGATTGGTTTGGTCAGCAATGTCCGTGACCACGTTCATGATCTGGCCGATGCCTTCAGCCTGACTGCCCAGTTCTCCCATGCTTTCGTTGAGTTCGAGAATTTGGTCCTTGATGGCGTCAATTGACGTGACAGCCTGTCGCACGCCTTCAGCGCCTACCTGGGCATTCTCCCGTGCCCGGGAAGCTGATTCCGCCGCATTGGAAGCGTTGTGGGCCACTTCGAGCACGGTGGCGTTCATTTCCTCCATGGCGGTCGCGGTTTCGGTCATGCGATCCCGCTGAACATCCGTGCCTTGATTGACTTCGTCCACCCGTGAAGCCAGTTGGGTGACCGAAGCGGCAACTCCCTGCGAAATACCGGCAGCCTGTTCGGCAGCGCGGCTCATGGTGGAGAGCAAATCCTTGACCTGTTCCTGCTGGGAGTGGGCTTCAGCCATGGCCGAGCGGGCTGCATCAGCACTTTCTTCAGCCTGCTTGCCCTTGATCTCGGCCTCTTCCATATTTTCTTTGAGATTCTCCACCATGGTGACGGTGGCGTTTTTCAGGGCGAGCAGTTCTTCCGTGTAGCTGCCTTCGATCTTCGCGTTCAGGTCTCCGTTTGCGATTTTGCTGGCAAAGTGTTGCAGGTTGGCAAGCGGAGTGGTCAGCTTGGTGGTCAGGTTGTAGAGAACGATCAGAACGATCAGGATCCCGAAGACGACGCAGACGAGTTGCGAAATGATGAGTGTGGTGACCCGGCCTTCGGATTCGGACTGCATCATGACCACGGCGGCGTTCATTGCCTTGAGTACCTGAACACTTTCGGTGACGATCCTCTGCGTATCGGTGTTTTCTGAATCAAGGCTGCTCTGGATGTTGCCTTTGTATTGAGTCCACAGCCTGTTGACTTTTGCAAGCTGTGCCCGAATTGCTTCGCTTGCAGCCGGAAGCTGTGCTTTGGGGCCTGCCGGATTGAGTGTGAGAGGGGCTGCACCGGAATTGGTCAATGCCTTGAGCGTTGTTTCAAATACCTCGATGGTTGTTGCGATCTGCTTTTTCAGTGACTCGCTGGAATTTTCAGCATAGGCGAGTGTCTCTTTGGCCAGTTTTTGGCTGAGCATGCGCTGGCGACCCGCGAGGTTGATGACGAGGCTGTCATCCTGCTGGCTTGATGTAACAGTCCACGTTGCGGCGAACATGCCGACAACGATAAGAAAAATCAGTGCGACTGATCCGGTAAGGCGAAATTTTATGTTCACGTAAAGGCTCCGATAATGATGAGGGGGATCCTGAATTTTCAGGCAACTACCTTGGCTTAGGTCTATAATATTATTGAATGTAACGAAAAGGCAAGGGTAATTATTATTGCTTCATGCGAACGGCCGCCTGTATGGGCGGCCTTTCGGTTGGTTGCTAGAAACGCTCGAAGTCGGAATCTTCGGCGTCCATGTCGAGTGCTACCCCTTGGTTGGAAGGAGCTGCCGGTGCGGGCGCAATCGGTTTGGGCTGCGCCCCGGCAGGCTTGCCGGGAGGAGACTTCTGTACAGTGACTGTTGATGTCGGACTGGTTCCGTGGGAGTCGATCTTGAAGAAGCGGATGGCCTGCTGCAACTGTACGGACTGGCCAGACAGTTCCTCGGCGGTAGACGCGACTTCTTCAGAGGCTGAAGCGTTTTGCTGGATGACCTTGTCGAGTTGCTGAATGGCGGCGTTGACCTGCTCGCCACCTGTGTGCTGCTCGTTGCTTGTCATCGTGATTTCCTGCACCAGTTCAGCCGTCTTGCGGATGTCCGGCACGATCTTGCCCAGCAGTTCTCCTGCTTCCTCGGCGACCTTGACGCTGGAAACCGAAAGGTCGCTGATCTCGGCTGCGGCAGTACCGCTGCGTTCGGCCAGCTTGCGTACTTCAGCCGCGACAACGGCGAAGCCCTTGCCGTGTTCTCCGGCGCGGGCGGCTTCGATTGCCGCGTTCAGTGCGAGCAGGTTGGTCTGGCGGGCAATTTCCTCGACAATGAGAATCTTGTCCGCGATCTGCTTCATTGCGTCCACGGTCTTCACGACGGCCTGTCCACCCTGTTCGGTGTCTACTGCCGCCTGATTGGTCATGGTGTTGGTGGTTTGCGCGTTCTCGGCGTTCTGGCCGATACTCGATGTCATCTCTTCCATGGATGCGGAGACTTCCTCGACACTGGAGGCCTGCTCCGTCGCTCCCTGTGAGAGTTCGATGGCGGACGAGGCGAGTTCCTCGCTGCCTGCGGCCACCTGCTCACTTGCTTCGCCGACCTCGCCGACGACACGGCGCAGTTCCCTGAGCATGTTCGACATGGCCTGTGAAAGCTGTCCGACTTCATCCTTGCTGCGAACCTGAATGTCTTTTGTCAGGTCTCCGTGGGACATGCGGTTGGAAACGTCCACAGCTTCCTGAAGCGGCAGGACCATGCTGCGTACGACAAAGGTCACGAGAAGCATGAGCAGACCCATGACGATGATGGTCGGGATCAGGATTTCCCAACGGAGGGAAGCGACCTGTGCCTCCACGTCGTCCACATAGATGCCGCTGCCGACGATCCAGCCCCATGGGCGGTACAATTTAACAAATGAAACCTTGGGAACGTCTTCGGAAGAACCGGGCTTGGGCCATTCATAGTTGACGAAGCCCTGTCCGGATCGCTTCGCGACCTTGACGAATTCCCGGAAGATGTAGACGCCGTTTTTATCCTTGAGTTCTCCGACATCCTTGCCTTCAAGCGAAGCTTTGGCTCCATGTGCCACGACGATATGATTGACATCGTTGATCCAGAAGTATTCGCTGCCTTGGTAGCGCATCTTCCGGATTTCCTCCATTGCCAGCTTCTGGGCCTCTTCCTTGCTGACCTTGCCGGAGGAAGCCTCTTCGCCCCAGTAATCGATGACGCTGTATGCCACTTCGACCACACTCATGGTTGCTATGCGCTTTTCCTCCATGAGAGAGTCGCCGACCACCGGGAGGAAGTATCCCATCAGTCCGGCAAGAATCAGGGCCACCGCCGTAAGGAAAATGCTCAAGACCTTGCTACGCATTCCCCAGTCTCGATACCTTTTCATTTCCCGCCCTCCTTTGGGTACAAAATAGAATCCAATTGAAGCACTTTTTCAGTGAAGACAATTCCATTCAAAATCAGATTATCAAAAAGACTGTCTCGTTGGTATGATAAATTTACTATTTGGGGTAAATAGTCCGGGCGGGGTGTAGAAATTGCCCGCCGTGGGAAGGTGTGATAAGAACGCCGTCTTCCAGGAAACAACAGGGAGTTTCGATATGAGCGATTTGAAAAAGATGTATAGTACATTGCAGGAAGATCCGTTTCCGGCTGACCTGAAATTGACTTTGGGCGGTCAGGAACTCACATTCAGGAAACGCACGTGGGAGATCGACGGCGAAACCAAGGGGCTTCGTTACGGTGAAAATCCGGACCAGCCGGCAGCTCTTTACGAGCCGGTCGAGGGAGCGCTTGAAGTCGGCGGCGTGAAGTTTATCGGCGCAGGACAGGGACTTGTTTCCGCACTGACCGAGGAACACATGCTTCAGGCGGGCAAGCATCCCGGGAAGACGAACCTGACGGATGTGGACAATGCCCTCAATATTTTGCAGTACCTGTCGGCCAAACCGGCGGCACTGATCCTCAAGCACAACAACCCCTGCGGCGCGGCGTGGACGGATGAAGGCGTATCCGTGGCCCTGAAGCGAGCTTTCGAGGCGGATCGAATTGCCGCATTCGGCGGGGCCGTCGTGGTCAACCGTACGCTTGATCTGGCAACGGCCGAATTGATCAATTCCGTTTATTTTGAAGTGGTTGCCGCGCCCGCCTTTGATGATGACGCTCTGGCGGAACTCAAGAAGAAAAAGAATCTGCGTATCCTCCAGATTCCCGGTATCACCGAACTTGAGACGCTCGTCCGTCAGCCGTTCCTCGACATCAAGTCGCTTTCGGACGGCGGCATGGTACTTCAGTTCTCCTTCCGCAACGCCATCCTTGATGCCGGGGATTTCCTTCCTGCCAAAACCGAGAAGGACGGCAGCGAGTTTCTTGCCCGTACTCCGACCAAGCAGGAAGCGGACGATCTGCTGTTCGCATGGGCTGTCGAAGCCGGTGTGACCTCGAACTCCGTGCTGTTTGTCCGGGACGGCGTGACTACGGCTATCGGTACCGGTGAACAGGATCGGGTGGGCTGCGTGCTTCTCGCCGTGACCAAGGCGTACATCAAGTATGCGGACCTGCTCGCGTCGAGTGAGCTCGGCAAGTCCCTGTTTGAACTCAAGCTTGCGGCTCTCAAGGACCCGGAGATGAAGGCAAAGCTCGACGACATCGAGAAGCGGACCGCCGAGGCCAAGGGTGGCCTGCCCGGTTCCGTCGTTGTCTCGGACGGCTTCTTCCCGTTCCGTGACGGTGTGGATCTGTGTATGGATCAGGGCGTGACCGCCATTGCACAACCCGGCGGCTCCATCCGTGACTGGGAAGTGATCTCCGCCGTGAATGAAGCCACCCCGCAGGTCGCCATGGTGTTTACCGGCCAGAGGTCGTTCAAACACTAATCCCGACGTGAATATGAAATGAATGAGAGTTCGCCGGACATCTGGTCCGGCGAACTCTTTTTTATTTGTTGACTGTCTGCGTCGAGACTGGGGAAGCGAATTAGAACTTTTCGAATTCCTGATCGGCGTCATTCATGCTTATGTGAACAGGATTTACCTTGGGTGCCGAGATATGCGTGTCGGCCTGAGTGCTGTTCGGAAGCGCTGCGGTCGGTCTGGATGTGACGGTCACGCTTGAGGAGGGCAGTCTGTGTCCGGCTCCGTTGACCTTGAAGAAGGCCATGGTGTGCTGCAACTGTTGTCCCTGAGACGAGAGTTCCTCACTCGTGGAAGCCATCTCTTCGGATGCTGAGGCATTTTGCTGGATGATGATATCAAGCTGGGTGATAGCCTGATTGACCTGCTCCGCTCCGGCATTCTGCTCGTTGCTGGCTGCGGTAATTTCCTGAATTAGCGAAGCGGTTTTTTCAATATCCGGCACCAGAGCCTGAAGCATTTTCCCGGCCTGTTCGGCTATGCCGACACTCGAAGCGGACAGGTCGCTGATCTCGGCGGCTGCCGTGCCTGAACGTTCTGCCAGTTTACGGACTTCTGCGGCCACAACGGCAAAGCCCTTGCCGTGTTCGCCTGCGCGGGCTGCCTCGATGGCGGCATTCAGTGCCAGAAGGTTTGTCTGGCGAGCGATTTCTTCAATGATGGAGATTTTTTCCGCAATGCTCCTCATGGCATCGACCGTCTGGACGACAGCCGTTCCACTTTCCCTGGCATCATCAGCCGCCTTGTTGGCAAGGGCATCCGTCTCCTTGGCGTTCTCGGCGTTCTGGCCGATATTTGCCGCCATCTCTTCCATGGAGGACGAGATCTCTTCAATGGATGCGGCTTGTTCGGTCGCCCCCTGTGACAGGCTCTGGGAAGCTGCGGAAAGTTCTTCGCTTCCTGCTGCGACATTGGCTGTAGCATTCCCTACATCCGCCACGATCGCCTGAAGTTTGATGACCATGTTGTTGAGGGCCGATGCCAGTATACCTATTTCGTCTTTTTGTTGAATATCCAGTGTTTTGGTAAAATCTCCATCTGCCATTTCTTCGGCAAAGGTGACCCCCTTGGCGATAGGCCCTGTTATGGAGAAGGTCAGGAAGATGGCAGCAGCCAGACCTATTGCGATGGCAATGCCGGAAGTGGACAGGCTCATTGCGTTGGCACTGCTGATCTTATCCAGCATTTCAGCTTTCTGGTCCGCACGCGCTGCGTGACAGATTTCGGCTGCCTTGTGTGCGGAATTGACCATGGCTTTTTCGGCAGAGACCTGCTTGTTCATGCAGTCGACAAGATGACTGAATCCGCCCTGATATTTGAGCAATGACTCTTTCACCAGCTTGAGTTGCTTCAGGTCTCTTTCGTTCGTGAAGCGTGACTCAAGGTCACTGACCAGCGTAAATATTTTTTTCAGGCTTTCCTTGTTCTGAGTCAGGTATTTTTTGTCGAGCCAGAGAGCGTAATCCTTCTCATCCTTGCGGGCGTTAAGGAACCACTTTATCATGCGGTTGGCGTCATCAGCCTTTGTCAGTTTGTCTTGCAGCCTTGCGTGTGTTGCGGTCCCGGACATGAACAGTTCAGAGAAGTGTTCTTTCTGGGTGGCCCGCAGGTCTTCAGTCTCTTGCAGGGCTATTCTGGCTTCTCTCCTCATTGTCGCCATGGCCTGCTCTTTCTGTTTTTCCAGACTGAGATAATTGGAGAACCATTTTTCATATTCTCTGACTGCTGCGGTGACTTCCAGCATCTGTTCCTTGTTCGCCTTATTGTTGAATTTCTCGCGTGTTATTTCGGCTTGTTCGTATATCTTTTTCAGGATTTCTTGATGCTGTTTCAGGGAACTCGTATCTTTTCGGATCATGAAGTTCTTTTCCTGAACCCGTGTTTCATCAATGAGTCGAACAAGGCGGTTGACATCGTCCGCCTTGTCTACACGATCCTGAATGTGTTCCATTCCGTTGTATCCAATAAAGGTAACAAGCGCGGTTAGCAGTAAGATCGTGCCGAAGCCTATTCCCAGCTTGACCCCGATCCGTAGGTTGTTGAACATGATTCCTCCCATGCATGTTTAAAAAAATAAAAGTACACACAGATACACCTGGTCAGTCTGGTGATCAAGATGTAACCATCTGGTATATAAAGTTATAATCGGTTGGCAGTATGGAGGAACTGTGGGCGGAATGAACAATAAGATACATGCTGCTTCAGGCAGTGGGGGTGTTTGTCTTTTTTTTGTTTAAGAATGTAAAATTGCTGCGTTTTGTTGTGGTTTTCGAGTTGTTTTTTTTTGGGATTATGTAGTTTGGCGTTACGCGCTGTTCCCGTTTCGGCGGCTTCGTTCATAGTTGAAAATTCCCCTGATTGTCATGAGTGTATCCCGCAGATGTCATGGGGCATCAGGGAGCAGTCGCTCAGGCGTTCAACCGGATGAAAAATAAATGAAGAAGAGCCTGCCGGGACAGTTGCCCGACAGACTCTTCCTTGTTTCGTACTGTTTTATCTAGTGAGGTTGTTTTGCTCAGAATCTTTCGAAGTCCTGCTCGGCATCATCCAGATTCAGGTGGATGGTGGCCGTCTCCGGGGCCGTTTCACGGCTGTCTCCATTGTTGCCGTGGGGCAGGGCGGCAACCGGTCTTGACGTGACGGTCACGCTTGAGGATGGCAGCCGGTGTCCGGCTCCGTTGACCTTGAAGAAGGCCATGGTGTGCTGCAACTGCTGTCCCTGAGACGAGAGCTCTTCACTTGTGGAGGCCATTTCTTCGGAAGCGGAGGCGTTTTGCTGGATGACGAGATCAAGCTGGCTGATGGCCTGATTGATCTGTTCCGCACCGGCATGCTGTTCGTTGCTTGATGCTGTTATTTCCTGAACCAGTGCTGCGGTCTTTTCGATGTCCGGCACCAATGCATCAAGCATGTTACCGGCCTGTTCGGCTATGCCCACGCTGGATTCGGACAGGTCGCTGATCTCCGAGGCTGCGGTTCCCGAACGTTCCGCCAATTGGCGCACTTCAGCAGCCACGACGGCAAAGCCCTTGCCGTGCTCGCCCGCCCGTGCCGCTTCGATGGCAGCGTTGAGCGCCAACAGGTTCGTCTGGCGTGCGATTTCTTCGATGATGGATATCTTTTCCGCAATGCTCTTCATGGCTTCAACGGTCTGGCTTACGGCGGTTCCGCTTTCCTTGGCGTCGATAGCGGCCTTGTTGGCAAGAGAATCCGTTTCCTTGGCATTCTCGGCATTCTGGCTGATGTTCGCCGCCATCTGTTCCATTGAGGAGGAGACTTCCTCGATGGACGAAGCCTGTTCCGTGGCCCCCTGTGAGAGGCTCTCGGATGAAGCGGAAAGCTCTTCGCTTCCTGCTGCGACGTTGTCAGTGGCGTTCCCGACGTCCGCAACGACTGATTGAAGCTTCAGAACCATGTCGTTGAGAGCCGATGCCAATACGCCGATTTCGTCTTTCTGGTGTATGTCCAGTGTCTTGGTGAAGTCGCCTTCAGCCATTTCCGCGGCAAACCGGACGCCCATGGCAATGGGCCGGGTTATGGCGAGGGTAAGGAAGATGGCGGCGGCCAGACCGATTGCGATGGCGATACCGGAAGTGGATAGGCTCATGATGGTGGCATTGGTCATCCTCGCGAGCATGTCGGCCTTTTGTTCCGCCCGAGCGGTGCGGCAGACTTCGTCGGCTTTTCGTGCAGCCTCGACCATGGCCTTTTCGGAAACGACCTGTTCATTCATGAAAGTCGTGAACTGGTTGAATCCCTCCTGATATCCTGTCAGGGCTTTCTTCACTACGCCCAATTGCGCGATGTTGGTCCTGCTGTTGAAACGTGACTCCATGTCATTGGCCAGTGCGAAGATCTTTTGGAGCGATTCCGCGTTCATGGTCAGATATTTTTCATCGGAGGAGATGATGAATTCCTTCTCATTCTTGCGGGCATCAATGAACCATTTGATCATGCGGTTCGCGTCGTCCGCCTTTGTCAGCTTGTCTTCAAGCTCGGCCTGTGTTGCGGTTCCCGATTCGAACAGGGCGGAAAACTGTTTTTTCTGATCGGCGCGCAATGCTTCTGTTTCGCTCAGCGCAGTTCTTGCTTCGCTCCGCATGGTCTCCATGGCCTGATTCTTTTTCTCTTCCAGATTGAGATAGATGGAGAATTGGTTTTCATATTCCTTGACGGCGGCGATGACAGCGGCCATCTGGTCCTTGTTGGCCTGCCGTTGAAATTTGTCACTCGTCGCGGTTGCCTGCTCATACAGTTTGCTCAGTGTTTCCTGATGCTGCTTCAAGGAACTTGAGTCCTTTCGAAGCATGAAGTTTTTTTCCTGTACCCGGCCTTCCACGATAAACCGGACAAGGCGGTTGACATCATCCGCCTTGTCTACCCGGTCTTCGACGTGCTGCATCCCGTTGTAGCCGATGATCGCGACCACTGCGGTCAGCAGTAATACGATTCCGAATCCGATTCCCAATTTTACTCCAAGACGCATGTTGTTGAGCATGATTCCTCCTGGGTATGTCAAAATATGAATATTTAATCAGTTAACGCATATGAAGTGGCGGGTAATCTGTAAATGCAAATTTGAAGATTATAACGGCGGAATGATATGGAGTTGGATTTTATGGGCGTACGAGTATGGTCTCCCGGATGGGGAAGGTTGTAATGCCCCCGGAATTATGGGGAAATGGTCTATGGTCGGAGGGAGGACCGTTCGAAAGGGATCGGCAGAACTGACTGCTTCTAACTGGCTTGATCGGGTTGTTTTCGAAGCGTTCTGCGGTAGCGGAGTTTCAGCACGAGTACGATTCCTGCGAGCAGCAGGGTGATGCCGTTGGTGAGTATCAGTGAGATGGATTTGACAAAAAGGCCGTAAACGAGCCACAAGGCTACCCCGGTGCACAGAAGCAGGTACATGCGAAGGGATATGTCTGCCACGGATTTTGTCCGCCATGTGTGGACGACTTGCGGAACGAAAGATGCCGTGGTGCAGAACCCTGCGAGTATGCCGATGATTTCCATTGATGCACGAGTCATGTTTTGACCGTACATTGACCATCTTACCCTGACAACCGTTTCGTGATAGGAAGACGTTTCACTTCTTTTTCATAAAAGCTAAAGTAGATATACATGGCCAAAAAAACCGTATTCAGTCCCAGTGTCCGCCCCGGTACGGTGGTGGAATTCATGCATGGCGATCAGCCCCAGCTTGCATGGGTCCTTGAGGAATCCGCAGGCAGGCTCAGAATTCTGACCATCAACCGAAAGGAAATGAAACTGCCCGCCGCGCGGTTGCTTCCGTGGTTCGGTCCAGTGCGCGATAGCGATACCAACCGGCAGGGGATACAAGATATTCTCAATGCCCATCAGGAACGGCGCGGCGAGATACAGGCCGGTATTGACGTCATGGAGCTCTGGGAACTGGCACAGGGTGAGCTTGATACCGCACCGCTTTCATGGTTTGCGGACCTGCTTTTCGAGGAATCCGGTCCCGATGAGATTGCCGCGCTCGGACGCGCCATGCTTTCCGCCAAGACGCATTTCAAGTTCCGTCCGCCGAATTTCGAGATATGGCCCGAAGAAAAGGTCGAACTGCGTTTGCGCCAAAAGGCAGAGGAAAAGGAACGCGAGGCGGTCACATCCGCCGGACAGACGCTGCTCAAGGAGCTGTGGACCGCTTACAGTCAAGGGCGAAAGCCCCGGCTTCCCGTGTTCGAAGATGAACTGAAAGCGCGGCTTGAGTTGCTTCTCAGGCACAAGGTCGCAGGGAATCTCGATGAAGTGGAGCAGAAAATCTGGACAGCCATCAGCAAGGGGTTGCCGGATGTGCCGCATATCGCCCTGCTGCTTGCTCAGGCTTGGGGTGTCCTGCCGCCGCACCACAATTACCTGCTCGACGAGGCCGAGTATGAGTGGGGAGATGTATGGTGGGAATCCTTTTCCAATGAAATCGATGAAATAGAGACGGCTTTTTCCAATCAGGTCGGCGAGATCGAGTCCGATGAATTCATCAGTATCGACGCCTCGACCACCCGTGATATTGACGACGCCTTTCTCATGAAAAAGGACGGCGATGACTATGTGCTGTCCATTGCCCTTGCACGGCCTGATGCTCACTGGACCTTTGGTTCTCCGTTTGACCGGGTGATCGCGCACCGCGCCACAAGCTTGTACCTGCCTGAGGGTACGGCGCACATGATGCCCGAGAAACTCGGCACAGGATTGTACAGCCTGCTTGCCGGTGAAAAGCGTCCTGTTCTCATTGCTGAATTTCGTCTGGATAGTGACGGGAAACTGTTGTCCACCACGCCGCGTGAGGCATGGATAACGGTCAAGGCCAATATCACTTATGAGGCTGCGGATGCCGCCATCGAATCCGGGAGCGATGAGTCGCTGGTTCTGGCTTACCAGTTGGCGGAGCAGCTCATTGAACGCCGTATCAGCGACGGAGCCTGCGTCATCCGCAAGCCCGAGCCTGTGGTTTCGGTGGATGGCGAAGGCGCGCAGTCGGCTGTGAGCATAACCCTCAAGGAGCCGTGCCCCCTGTCCGAACTCGTCATCAGTGAGTTCATGATTCTTGCGAATTCCGGCCTTGCCTTGTGGGCAAAGGAAAATGATGTGCCGTTGCTGCATCGTACGCAGGATATCGCGCTGCCGCAGGAGTCCGCAGGAATATTCACGGAACCCGCGGCGATTCTCCGTGCCGTCAAACTGCTGCTGCCGCCGATTCTGGAAACCACACCCAAGCGTCATGCTGCCCTTGGCGTGCCTGCTTATGCGCCCATCACGTCACCGTTGCGCCGTTACACCGACTTTATCAATATGTCGCAGGTCTGTTCGTACCTGAATGAAGGGGAGCCGCGCCTTGACCGGGATGATCTGGATCATCTTGCGGTCAATCTCGGCATGCGTATCAAGGATGTCGGCGCGGTACAGCGTTTCCGTCCGCGTTACTGGAAACTCGTCTACCTCGCCAAGCAGCGAAAATCCTTCCAGTCTGCCGTGATAGTGGATGATAACGGCTCCATGGCGACCCTTGCTATGCCGCATCTGCAAATCAACGTGCGTGCGCCCAAAAAGATGCTGGGCGACAAACTGTATCCCGGTCAGCGGTTCCAGATCAATTTTTCTCGCGTCGATCCGCTCACCAACGAGATCAAGATTGCCGAGGCGCTGGAAGAGTAAAGCGTCCGGTAGATGGAATTGGAAACGGCAGGCTGTCCTGATGGACGGCCTGCCGTTTTTTTGTCAGCCGATCATTTTGTCGAATAGTTCTTCGAGGGATTCAAGGTGGGTAGCGAGGGGCCAGTGCTCAAGCGCGTAAGCTCGCAGGGCGCGTGACGGCGGGCCTTCCGCAGCAAGGATGGTTCGGCATTCTTCCACCGTGTTGAAGATGAGTTCCTGCGGGAAGATCGAACCGGCACCGGGGAAATTGTGGATGAGAGGCCGGACTTCGCAGGCCATGGCCTCTGCAATGCCAAGCCCGAAGCTCTCACGGATGGAGGCTGAAATGAGCGCGTCCTTGTCCCCGAGCCATGCGGGCATGTCGCTCACCTGTCCGTGGAACGTCACCGCGTCCGCAAGCCCCATGGCGTGCGTCATGTGGTCGATGTAGAGCATCAGTTCCATGACTTCTACTTCGGCTCCGGCGTATTCACCTGCCAGATGCAGGGTGCGCGAGGGGGCGTCCCTGTGGGCCGCGGCAAAGCATTGCAGCACGAGCGGCAGGTTTTTGGTGTGCCGCAACTGCCCCACGTATGCGATTTTCCCGGTAGTCGTTTTATCCTTCGGGGCGTTGAATTGCGTGGTGTCCACCCCGTTGGGCAGGACGAATACTTCCGTGTGCTGCTCAATGTCCGGAATACGCAGCCTGAGAATGTCGGTCATGTGGTGGGATACCACCATGAAAGCGTCAACATTCTGCCATGCGACGTCGGCAGGGAGCGAAGTATACGCCTCGAAACCATGCATCCGCATTACGAGTTTACCGCGGCGTTTCAGGCGTGAGACACGGACTGCGGCGTCCTGCACCCATTCGACCCATGTCAGGTCGGCCCACTCCAGCGCATCGTGGATCCCATCCGTGTCCGAACCGTTGATTTCACGAAATGCAAAACGGTCGGAAACCCAGTTGCGAACAGGGGCGAGGAACTTGTCGGTTCCGCCCTGAATGATGAAAGCGATCTTCTTCGTCATGGTTTTTGCATATACGCGATAGTTCCGACAGACGTCAAAATTTTTGCACCCGGAGACGCTTCATGACCCGTCCGACCATCAGTTTCTGTACATATACCTTCAACGATGCAGAATTCACCGCTGACCTCATCCGACAGACCCGCATGTTTTCCATGCGACCGGACGAGATCGTCGTGGTGGACGATGGGTCGGACACACCGTTTGTCATGGACGACGCTCCCGCGAATTTGCGTGTGCTCCGGTTCGAGAAGAACCGCGGCATCACCGCTGCGAAGGGAGCCGGACTGTCGGCCGCCAGTGGCGATTTCATCTTTTCCATGGATTGCGACACCCGCGTCAGCACTACGTGGCTGGAGCGCAACCTGCCGCATGCCGCTGTGCCG from uncultured Pseudodesulfovibrio sp. includes the following:
- a CDS encoding methyl-accepting chemotaxis protein; amino-acid sequence: MLNNMRLGVKLGIGFGIVLLLTAVVAIIGYNGMQHVEDRVDKADDVNRLVRFIVEGRVQEKNFMLRKDSSSLKQHQETLSKLYEQATATSDKFQRQANKDQMAAVIAAVKEYENQFSIYLNLEEKKNQAMETMRSEARTALSETEALRADQKKQFSALFESGTATQAELEDKLTKADDANRMIKWFIDARKNEKEFIISSDEKYLTMNAESLQKIFALANDMESRFNSRTNIAQLGVVKKALTGYQEGFNQFTTFMNEQVVSEKAMVEAARKADEVCRTARAEQKADMLARMTNATIMSLSTSGIAIAIGLAAAIFLTLAITRPIAMGVRFAAEMAEGDFTKTLDIHQKDEIGVLASALNDMVLKLQSVVADVGNATDNVAAGSEELSASSESLSQGATEQASSIEEVSSSMEQMAANISQNAENAKETDSLANKAAIDAKESGTAVSQTVEAMKSIAEKISIIEEIARQTNLLALNAAIEAARAGEHGKGFAVVAAEVRQLAERSGTAASEISDLSESSVGIAEQAGNMLDALVPDIEKTAALVQEITASSNEQHAGAEQINQAISQLDLVIQQNASASEEMASTSEELSSQGQQLQHTMAFFKVNGAGHRLPSSSVTVTSRPVAALPHGNNGDSRETAPETATIHLNLDDAEQDFERF
- a CDS encoding SemiSWEET transporter, with translation MTRASMEIIGILAGFCTTASFVPQVVHTWRTKSVADISLRMYLLLCTGVALWLVYGLFVKSISLILTNGITLLLAGIVLVLKLRYRRTLRKQPDQAS
- a CDS encoding ribonuclease catalytic domain-containing protein codes for the protein MAKKTVFSPSVRPGTVVEFMHGDQPQLAWVLEESAGRLRILTINRKEMKLPAARLLPWFGPVRDSDTNRQGIQDILNAHQERRGEIQAGIDVMELWELAQGELDTAPLSWFADLLFEESGPDEIAALGRAMLSAKTHFKFRPPNFEIWPEEKVELRLRQKAEEKEREAVTSAGQTLLKELWTAYSQGRKPRLPVFEDELKARLELLLRHKVAGNLDEVEQKIWTAISKGLPDVPHIALLLAQAWGVLPPHHNYLLDEAEYEWGDVWWESFSNEIDEIETAFSNQVGEIESDEFISIDASTTRDIDDAFLMKKDGDDYVLSIALARPDAHWTFGSPFDRVIAHRATSLYLPEGTAHMMPEKLGTGLYSLLAGEKRPVLIAEFRLDSDGKLLSTTPREAWITVKANITYEAADAAIESGSDESLVLAYQLAEQLIERRISDGACVIRKPEPVVSVDGEGAQSAVSITLKEPCPLSELVISEFMILANSGLALWAKENDVPLLHRTQDIALPQESAGIFTEPAAILRAVKLLLPPILETTPKRHAALGVPAYAPITSPLRRYTDFINMSQVCSYLNEGEPRLDRDDLDHLAVNLGMRIKDVGAVQRFRPRYWKLVYLAKQRKSFQSAVIVDDNGSMATLAMPHLQINVRAPKKMLGDKLYPGQRFQINFSRVDPLTNEIKIAEALEE
- a CDS encoding glycosyltransferase family 4 protein; protein product: MTKKIAFIIQGGTDKFLAPVRNWVSDRFAFREINGSDTDGIHDALEWADLTWVEWVQDAAVRVSRLKRRGKLVMRMHGFEAYTSLPADVAWQNVDAFMVVSHHMTDILRLRIPDIEQHTEVFVLPNGVDTTQFNAPKDKTTTGKIAYVGQLRHTKNLPLVLQCFAAAHRDAPSRTLHLAGEYAGAEVEVMELMLYIDHMTHAMGLADAVTFHGQVSDMPAWLGDKDALISASIRESFGLGIAEAMACEVRPLIHNFPGAGSIFPQELIFNTVEECRTILAAEGPPSRALRAYALEHWPLATHLESLEELFDKMIG